In a genomic window of Pantanalinema sp.:
- a CDS encoding ATP-binding protein → MKHLTFHHLNSLIAAKVALVMALMLALLVASGAIFLRQVLVERIEQDGQRIADSVAQGLNADNLRAQQISRDLLAMQQSGGFGKRKAILDLMESLLRNTPNILSTYANYEPDADGQDARWRTHPAMPGGRFTPYWYRKGDRLILTGVEDIDAIAFYAETKRSGAPLITEPYRYLGIPMVSYTLPLRLHGRFVGITGTDLSLESINRAIARLPTMPHSHLFVLSPQGRLIVAPRPGDYARPYADSSLAKLDWQALRRQAPGAVVTLSDPLDGKPAWSFSSRVETGAWHVVLLVDKAATMRPLNHFLWTRAMGTAGILLALTAMLIWLIGRATRPLAPMAAACEALAQGDLQRVRRLVEQLGDLPGDDEFSRMAGAFRQAIAYLSELSAHFQRIARHDLSGAITPAGPHDQLGLSAQAMLAGLQEATASLEARTRELEASRRSQATLLSNLPGMAYRCRLDPHWTMEFVSEGSMALAGYAPDDLVLNRRLGYADLIHPDDREQVRREVEASLEERRPFRLVYRLCTAEGEIKWVWEQGVCVLGEHPGEILLEGLVIDISDRKRLEETLEKRNRELQELDRLKSSFVNAVSHELRTPLTSIMGYAEFLEDELGGALSADQAEFVKQIQASSQRLKRLIDDLLDFARIEAGTFKLAVAPFDLGDKVEEIVESLRPQAAQARVTLLSEVTGAPGELNADAQRLGQVLINLIGNALKFTPEGGRVTVRLRREPDAMVCEVEDDGPGIPPEDQPLLFQRFSQLEAGKHKGGTGLGLAISKALVEAHGGKIGLESTPGRGSVFWFRIPLSPEAIRSVPAST, encoded by the coding sequence ATGAAGCACCTCACCTTCCACCACCTGAACTCCTTGATCGCCGCCAAGGTCGCCCTGGTCATGGCGCTCATGCTCGCGCTGCTCGTCGCCAGCGGCGCGATCTTCCTCCGCCAGGTCCTGGTCGAGCGCATCGAGCAGGACGGCCAGCGGATCGCCGACAGCGTCGCCCAGGGGCTCAACGCCGACAACCTGCGAGCCCAGCAGATCTCGCGCGACCTGCTGGCCATGCAGCAGAGCGGCGGCTTCGGAAAGCGCAAGGCCATCCTCGACCTCATGGAGAGCCTGCTGCGCAACACCCCCAACATCCTCTCCACCTACGCCAACTACGAGCCCGACGCCGACGGCCAGGACGCGCGCTGGCGCACCCATCCCGCCATGCCGGGCGGGCGCTTCACCCCCTACTGGTATCGCAAGGGCGATCGCCTCATCCTGACCGGGGTCGAAGACATCGACGCCATCGCGTTCTACGCCGAGACCAAGCGAAGTGGCGCCCCCCTCATCACCGAGCCCTACCGTTACCTGGGCATCCCCATGGTCTCCTACACCCTGCCCCTGCGCCTCCACGGGCGCTTCGTCGGGATCACGGGCACCGACCTGAGCCTCGAATCGATCAACCGGGCAATCGCGCGCCTGCCCACCATGCCCCACTCCCACCTCTTCGTCCTGAGCCCCCAAGGCCGCCTGATCGTCGCTCCGCGGCCCGGGGACTACGCCCGGCCCTACGCCGACTCGTCGCTCGCGAAGCTCGACTGGCAAGCGCTGAGACGCCAGGCCCCGGGCGCGGTGGTGACCCTGAGCGACCCCCTCGACGGCAAGCCCGCCTGGAGCTTCTCGAGCCGGGTGGAGACGGGCGCCTGGCACGTCGTGCTCCTGGTCGACAAGGCGGCCACCATGAGGCCGCTCAACCACTTCCTCTGGACGCGCGCCATGGGCACGGCGGGGATCCTGCTCGCCCTGACGGCCATGCTCATCTGGCTCATCGGGCGGGCCACCCGGCCGCTCGCCCCCATGGCGGCCGCGTGCGAGGCCCTCGCCCAGGGCGACCTCCAGCGGGTGCGACGGCTCGTCGAGCAGCTCGGAGACCTGCCGGGCGACGACGAGTTCAGCCGGATGGCAGGGGCCTTCAGGCAGGCGATCGCCTACCTGAGCGAGCTCAGCGCGCACTTCCAGCGCATCGCCCGGCACGACCTCTCGGGCGCGATCACGCCCGCCGGACCCCACGACCAGCTCGGCCTGAGCGCCCAGGCGATGCTCGCCGGCCTGCAGGAGGCCACCGCGAGCCTCGAGGCGCGGACCCGAGAGCTGGAGGCCAGTCGACGAAGCCAGGCCACCCTGCTCTCCAACTTGCCCGGCATGGCCTACCGGTGCCGGCTCGACCCTCACTGGACCATGGAGTTCGTCAGCGAGGGCAGCATGGCCCTCGCCGGCTACGCCCCGGACGACCTCGTCCTCAACCGGCGCCTGGGGTACGCCGACCTGATCCATCCCGACGACCGCGAGCAGGTGCGCCGGGAGGTCGAGGCGTCGCTCGAAGAACGCCGCCCCTTCCGGCTCGTCTACCGGCTATGCACCGCCGAAGGAGAGATCAAGTGGGTCTGGGAGCAGGGGGTGTGCGTGCTCGGCGAGCACCCCGGCGAAATCCTGCTCGAGGGGCTCGTCATCGACATCTCGGACCGCAAGCGCCTCGAGGAGACCCTCGAAAAGCGCAACCGAGAGCTCCAGGAGCTCGACCGCCTCAAGAGCTCTTTCGTCAACGCGGTCTCCCACGAGCTGCGCACGCCCCTGACCTCGATCATGGGCTACGCGGAGTTCCTGGAGGACGAGCTGGGCGGGGCGCTCAGCGCCGATCAGGCCGAGTTCGTGAAGCAGATCCAGGCGAGCAGCCAGCGCCTGAAGCGACTGATCGACGATCTGCTGGACTTCGCGCGGATCGAGGCCGGCACCTTCAAGCTCGCGGTGGCGCCCTTCGACCTGGGCGACAAGGTCGAGGAGATCGTCGAGAGCCTGCGGCCGCAGGCCGCTCAGGCGAGGGTCACCCTGCTCAGCGAGGTGACGGGCGCGCCCGGCGAGCTGAACGCGGACGCCCAGCGCCTGGGACAGGTCCTCATCAACCTGATCGGCAACGCCCTCAAGTTCACCCCCGAGGGCGGCCGCGTCACGGTCCGCCTGAGGCGCGAGCCGGACGCCATGGTCTGCGAGGTCGAGGACGACGGGCCGGGAATCCCGCCCGAGGATCAGCCCCTGCTCTTCCAGCGCTTCAGCCAGCTCGAGGCGGGCAAGCACAAGGGCGGCACCGGCCTGGGGCTTGCGATCTCGAAGGCCCTGGTCGAGGCCCACGGGGGAAAAATCGGCCTCGAGAGCACCCCTGGCCGAGGCAGCGTCTTCTGGTTCCGGATCCCGCTTTCGCCCGAAGCGATCAGGAGCGTTCCGGCCTCGACCTGA
- a CDS encoding replication-associated recombination protein A has product MSAIDDQMSLFGAGKSGTGVDPDAPLAHRMRPRGIDEYLGQEHLLGPDKPLRKLIEADKVPSLIFWGPPGVGKTTLAQLIARATEARFVPFSAVTGGVAELRERLKEAKEQKRLGRRTILFIDEIHRFNKGQQDAFLPHVEDGTVTLIGATTENPSFELNAALLSRARVLTLQPLPDAAIEGLLRSAWTDPERGLAQSPEALGDEVFALLTEFAGGDARSALNALETVRDLADRSLESIAQALQQRTMPYDKGGENHYDTVSAFIKTIRGSNPDAALYWLARMLAGGEDPVFVARRLLILASEDVGNADPRALSIALATFQAVQVLGMPEARIPLAQAVTYLAAAPKSNASYKGINEALSAVAKLPTYPIPLHLRNAPTKLMKQLGYGKEYLYPHDYPGGFVGQAYWPDEMKPQRFYRPTEHGEEGRIKARIEALRASLRSRPERS; this is encoded by the coding sequence ATGAGCGCCATTGACGACCAGATGTCCCTCTTCGGTGCCGGCAAGTCCGGCACGGGCGTCGATCCCGACGCGCCCCTGGCGCACCGGATGCGCCCGCGCGGCATCGACGAGTACCTGGGCCAGGAGCACCTCCTGGGTCCGGACAAGCCCCTGCGCAAGCTGATCGAGGCGGACAAGGTCCCCTCCTTGATCTTCTGGGGCCCGCCCGGGGTGGGCAAGACCACTCTCGCCCAGCTCATCGCCCGCGCCACCGAGGCGCGCTTCGTGCCCTTCTCGGCGGTCACCGGCGGGGTGGCCGAGCTGCGCGAGCGCCTCAAGGAGGCCAAGGAGCAGAAGCGCCTCGGCCGCCGCACCATCCTGTTCATCGACGAGATCCACCGCTTCAACAAGGGCCAGCAGGACGCCTTCTTGCCCCACGTCGAGGACGGCACCGTCACCCTGATCGGGGCGACCACCGAGAACCCCAGCTTCGAGCTCAACGCGGCGCTCCTGTCCCGGGCGCGGGTCCTGACCCTGCAGCCCCTGCCGGATGCGGCGATCGAGGGCCTCTTGCGCAGCGCCTGGACCGACCCCGAGCGGGGCCTGGCCCAGAGCCCCGAGGCCCTCGGCGACGAGGTCTTCGCCCTTCTGACCGAGTTTGCGGGGGGGGACGCGCGCAGCGCCCTCAACGCCCTGGAGACGGTCAGGGACCTGGCGGACCGCTCGCTCGAGTCGATCGCCCAGGCCCTCCAGCAGCGCACCATGCCCTACGACAAGGGCGGCGAGAACCACTACGACACCGTCTCGGCCTTCATCAAGACCATCCGGGGCTCCAATCCGGACGCGGCCCTCTACTGGCTGGCGCGCATGCTCGCGGGCGGCGAGGACCCGGTCTTCGTCGCCCGCCGCCTGCTCATCCTGGCCAGCGAGGACGTGGGCAACGCCGACCCGCGGGCCCTCTCGATCGCCCTGGCGACCTTCCAGGCGGTGCAGGTCCTGGGGATGCCCGAGGCGCGCATCCCCCTGGCGCAGGCCGTCACTTACCTGGCGGCGGCCCCCAAGAGCAACGCCAGCTACAAGGGCATCAACGAGGCCCTCTCGGCCGTCGCCAAGCTGCCGACCTACCCGATCCCCCTCCACCTGAGGAACGCCCCCACCAAGCTGATGAAGCAGCTCGGCTACGGCAAGGAGTACCTCTACCCCCACGATTATCCCGGGGGCTTCGTGGGGCAGGCCTACTGGCCCGACGAAATGAAGCCGCAGCGCTTCTACCGTCCCACCGAGCATGGGGAGGAGGGCCGCATCAAGGCGCGGATCGAGGCCCTGCGCGCCTCGCTCAGGTCGAGGCCGGAACGCTCCTGA
- a CDS encoding HAMP domain-containing sensor histidine kinase, whose protein sequence is MKGAFGAGLAILRRWAGSLRGAIVLLVVLGLLIPAAVASAVMLHRQREEGLAALAADQARLVDILAQGMEQPLWNLNPAEGQPLVDAIMGDQRVVRVEVRDPVLGVFAQGRGAAPAGRTYSLRREVRHQGQAIGSVLLEMSDASLVARMAANRAWLLVVVGAQLLVSLLFILVLLQRRLLNPLRRLMAEAGRLEHRQLEAPFVWERGDELGRLGNRLEATRQALRGLFSQLEDKNRELQEDIAMRERAEAERAASLMREQKARADLEAAQGLDRLKSDFVNSVSHELRTPLTSIMGYAEFLEDGIGGQLSDEQLAFVRQIEQSSTRLERLVDDLLDFARMEAGTFRLNMAREDLSAKIQEVAASLKPQIEAAGLTLRLALGEEVPCLEMDSQRIAQVLINLLNNAIKFTPVGGLIAVRLRREDGMVRCEVSDSGEGIAPEEQAKLFQRFSQLSTGARRGGTGLGLSISKALVEAHGGRIGLESAPGRGSTFWFTLPLSLRPAVAK, encoded by the coding sequence ATGAAGGGAGCGTTCGGAGCGGGGCTCGCGATCCTGCGCCGCTGGGCCGGCTCGCTGCGAGGGGCCATCGTCCTCCTGGTGGTGCTGGGCCTGCTGATTCCGGCGGCCGTCGCCAGCGCCGTGATGCTGCACCGCCAGCGCGAGGAGGGCCTGGCCGCGCTCGCGGCCGATCAGGCGCGACTGGTCGACATCCTGGCGCAGGGGATGGAGCAGCCCCTCTGGAACCTCAACCCCGCCGAGGGCCAGCCCCTGGTCGATGCGATCATGGGCGACCAGCGGGTGGTGCGGGTCGAGGTGCGGGATCCGGTCCTCGGCGTGTTCGCGCAGGGACGGGGCGCGGCCCCGGCGGGGCGCACCTACTCCCTGCGGCGCGAGGTCCGTCACCAGGGCCAGGCGATCGGGTCGGTCCTCCTCGAGATGTCCGACGCGTCCCTGGTGGCCCGGATGGCCGCCAATCGCGCCTGGTTGCTCGTGGTCGTGGGGGCGCAGCTGCTCGTCAGCCTCCTCTTCATCCTGGTCCTGCTCCAGCGGCGCCTGCTGAATCCCCTTCGCCGCCTGATGGCCGAGGCCGGGCGCCTCGAGCACAGGCAGCTGGAAGCGCCCTTCGTCTGGGAGCGGGGCGACGAGCTGGGGCGCCTCGGCAACCGCCTGGAGGCCACGCGCCAGGCCCTGCGCGGGCTCTTCTCCCAGCTCGAGGACAAGAACCGCGAGCTGCAAGAGGACATCGCCATGCGCGAAAGGGCCGAGGCCGAGCGCGCCGCCTCGCTGATGCGCGAGCAGAAGGCGCGAGCCGACCTGGAGGCCGCCCAGGGCCTCGATCGCCTCAAGAGCGACTTCGTGAACTCGGTCTCCCACGAGCTGCGCACCCCCTTGACCTCGATCATGGGCTACGCGGAGTTCCTCGAGGACGGCATCGGCGGGCAGCTCTCCGACGAGCAACTGGCGTTCGTCCGGCAGATCGAGCAGAGCTCCACCCGCCTGGAGCGCCTGGTGGACGATCTCCTGGACTTCGCGCGGATGGAGGCCGGGACCTTCAGGCTCAACATGGCGCGCGAGGACCTCTCGGCCAAGATCCAGGAGGTGGCCGCGAGCCTCAAGCCCCAGATCGAGGCGGCCGGCCTCACCCTGCGCCTTGCGCTGGGGGAAGAGGTGCCCTGCCTCGAGATGGACTCCCAGCGGATCGCCCAGGTGCTCATCAACCTCTTGAACAACGCCATCAAGTTCACCCCCGTGGGCGGGCTGATCGCGGTGCGGCTGAGGCGCGAGGACGGCATGGTCCGCTGCGAGGTCAGCGACAGCGGCGAGGGCATCGCCCCCGAGGAGCAGGCCAAGCTCTTCCAGCGCTTCAGCCAGCTGTCCACGGGCGCGCGCCGGGGCGGCACCGGCCTGGGGCTCTCCATCTCCAAGGCCCTGGTCGAGGCCCACGGGGGCCGGATCGGCCTCGAGAGCGCCCCGGGGCGAGGCAGCACCTTCTGGTTCACCCTGCCGCTTTCCTTGAGGCCCGCGGTCGCGAAATGA
- a CDS encoding transporter substrate-binding domain-containing protein, whose protein sequence is MRARRFLLLPLSLLVLLLAASPCLALKVLTEQQPPLTFTRHGAPAGMAVEVVEEILARHHDPTPIQVVPWARGIKALTTQPGILLFTINLTPERKQLYTFIGPIARMHGTFYARRDSHLRLRTAEDARKVERIGVYAGTSYEKTLRKLGFTNLDVSPDPHSAARKLMRGRIDLWYEGNLSAPYTLKQVGYRPSDMRPLLALERDDVCLAFSRGTPAQVIRRWFATLRALQQDGTLARIQRRWLPSESVPRRLVITGVPPGTPMPPP, encoded by the coding sequence ATGCGCGCAAGACGCTTCCTACTCTTGCCTCTGAGCCTGCTCGTCTTGCTGCTCGCGGCATCGCCGTGCCTCGCCCTCAAGGTCCTCACCGAGCAGCAGCCCCCCCTGACCTTCACCCGGCACGGCGCCCCGGCCGGGATGGCGGTGGAGGTGGTCGAGGAGATCCTCGCCCGCCACCACGACCCGACCCCGATCCAGGTCGTGCCTTGGGCCCGCGGCATCAAGGCGCTCACCACCCAGCCCGGCATCCTGCTCTTCACCATCAACCTCACCCCGGAGCGCAAGCAGCTCTACACCTTCATCGGGCCCATCGCCCGCATGCACGGCACCTTCTACGCCCGCCGGGACAGCCACCTTCGCCTCCGCACGGCCGAGGACGCCCGCAAGGTCGAGCGGATCGGGGTCTACGCCGGGACGTCCTACGAGAAGACCCTGCGCAAGCTCGGCTTCACCAACCTCGACGTCTCCCCCGATCCCCATAGCGCCGCCCGCAAGCTGATGCGGGGCCGGATCGACCTCTGGTACGAAGGCAACCTCAGCGCACCGTACACCCTGAAGCAGGTCGGATACCGCCCGAGCGACATGAGGCCCCTGCTCGCGCTGGAGCGCGATGACGTTTGCCTGGCCTTTTCGCGCGGGACGCCGGCGCAGGTGATCCGGCGCTGGTTCGCCACGCTTCGCGCCTTGCAGCAGGACGGCACCCTCGCGCGGATCCAGCGGCGCTGGCTCCCCTCCGAGTCCGTCCCCCGCCGACTCGTCATCACCGGGGTGCCGCCGGGCACGCCCATGCCGCCCCCTTGA
- a CDS encoding transporter substrate-binding domain-containing protein gives MPLPPLRRWSIALAAWLALAAPSQALQILTEDWPPFTNARQGVPEGMIGEVVQAIQERLDDHTPTTALPWSRGYHLLLQTPNVMLFSVFRTPDREKRFTLLGPVAIVENILYARRSSPLTIKRLADAKRVRRITTQRDTGYLETLQRLGFTNLDVSSNPTDSARKLMTGRVDLWSDSNLSAAYHVQKLGHSPDAIAPKLVVGRMELYFAFSRGTPAPVIRHWSAALRAMQQDGTLARIQRKWTPSARTPRPVGLVGLPPGTPMPD, from the coding sequence ATGCCCCTGCCCCCCCTTCGCCGCTGGTCGATCGCCCTTGCCGCCTGGCTCGCCCTGGCGGCGCCGAGCCAGGCCCTCCAGATCCTCACCGAGGATTGGCCTCCCTTCACCAACGCCCGCCAGGGCGTCCCCGAGGGGATGATCGGGGAGGTCGTCCAGGCGATCCAGGAGCGCCTCGACGACCACACCCCGACCACGGCCCTGCCCTGGTCCCGCGGCTACCACCTGCTCCTCCAGACGCCGAACGTCATGCTCTTCTCGGTGTTTCGCACGCCCGACCGAGAGAAGCGCTTCACCTTGCTCGGCCCGGTCGCGATCGTCGAGAACATCCTCTACGCGCGCCGCAGCAGCCCACTCACGATCAAGCGCCTGGCGGACGCCAAGCGCGTCAGGCGCATCACCACCCAGCGGGACACCGGTTACCTGGAAACCCTTCAGCGTCTGGGCTTCACCAACCTGGACGTCTCATCGAACCCGACGGACTCGGCCCGCAAGCTCATGACCGGCAGGGTGGACCTCTGGAGCGACTCGAACCTCAGCGCGGCGTACCACGTCCAGAAGCTGGGCCACTCCCCCGATGCGATCGCGCCCAAGCTCGTGGTGGGGCGCATGGAGCTGTACTTTGCCTTCTCGCGCGGGACACCGGCCCCGGTGATCCGGCACTGGAGCGCGGCCCTGCGCGCCATGCAGCAGGACGGCACCCTCGCGCGGATCCAGCGCAAGTGGACGCCGAGCGCCCGAACGCCCCGGCCGGTGGGCCTCGTCGGGCTCCCGCCCGGTACCCCCATGCCGGATTGA
- a CDS encoding ABC-F family ATP-binding cassette domain-containing protein, whose protein sequence is MITLSGVSKHFPTKTVLDEVDWHVSPGDRVGLVGPNGAGKSTLLKILLGETGPDEGRVLLRPKATIGYLSQELPGIAGRTLQAEMWTAFSALQAQADRLAQLADELTHASDPAELSRLTMAQAQATEAFEAMGGYTVETRIGKVLSGLGFSESDRARLVESFSGGWQMRVTLAKLLLLQPDLLLLDEPTNHLDLDAIEWLEDYLRDYPGTVVVISHDRRFLDRVVTRISELEQSRIDDYACNYTTYLDQKKERVVAQQVAFDRQARELSRQQAFVEKFRASATRSTQAKSREKQLAKIERLEAPTVLDTVRFRFPPAPPSGLQVLSGSHLAKAYGAKPVITDLSLKLERGQRLALVGPNGCGKSTLLRMLAQQEEPDDGEAGFGYNVKPAYYSQHQADQLNDDQSVLDEAYRSVEGDTWTLERTRSLLARFLFRGEDVFKPVSKLSGGERARLCLAKMLMKPSNLLLLDEPTNHLDLGSKEMLADALEEFAGSVILISHDRYLLDRVATHVLAFGEGGPRLHVGNYTAYREQNARPQLASDAPAKTAPRSAPQPEAAPSEAPAKKPKLNAFQRSRRIEALETEIAELEARISELEALIADPALYEDHVRAAAVTADFDESRARHEAATEEWLDLSDD, encoded by the coding sequence ATGATCACCCTTTCCGGCGTCTCCAAGCACTTCCCCACCAAGACCGTCCTGGACGAGGTCGACTGGCACGTCTCGCCCGGCGATCGCGTCGGGCTGGTCGGCCCCAACGGCGCGGGCAAGTCCACCCTGCTCAAGATCCTGCTCGGCGAGACCGGCCCCGACGAGGGCCGGGTGCTCCTGCGCCCAAAGGCGACTATCGGCTACCTGTCGCAGGAGCTGCCCGGCATCGCGGGCCGCACCCTCCAGGCCGAGATGTGGACGGCCTTCTCGGCGCTGCAGGCCCAGGCCGATCGCCTGGCTCAGCTCGCCGACGAGCTGACCCACGCCTCGGACCCCGCCGAGCTCTCGCGGCTGACCATGGCCCAGGCGCAGGCCACCGAGGCCTTCGAGGCCATGGGGGGCTACACCGTCGAGACCCGGATCGGCAAGGTGCTCTCGGGGCTGGGCTTCTCGGAGAGCGATCGAGCGCGTCTGGTCGAGAGCTTCTCGGGCGGCTGGCAGATGCGCGTCACCCTGGCCAAGCTCCTCTTGCTCCAGCCCGACCTGCTCCTCCTGGACGAGCCGACCAACCACCTGGACCTGGACGCCATCGAGTGGCTCGAGGACTACCTGCGCGACTACCCGGGCACGGTGGTCGTGATCTCGCACGACAGGCGCTTCCTCGACCGGGTCGTCACCCGGATCTCCGAGCTCGAGCAGAGCCGGATCGACGACTACGCCTGTAACTACACGACCTACCTGGACCAGAAGAAGGAGCGGGTCGTCGCCCAGCAGGTGGCCTTCGATCGCCAGGCGCGCGAGCTCTCGCGCCAGCAGGCCTTCGTCGAGAAGTTCCGCGCCTCGGCCACCCGCTCGACCCAGGCCAAGAGCCGCGAGAAGCAGCTCGCGAAGATCGAGCGGCTGGAGGCCCCCACCGTCCTCGACACGGTGCGCTTCCGGTTCCCGCCGGCGCCTCCGAGCGGCCTTCAGGTCCTCTCGGGCTCCCACCTCGCCAAGGCCTACGGCGCAAAGCCCGTCATCACCGATTTGAGCCTCAAGCTGGAGCGCGGCCAGCGCCTCGCCCTGGTCGGCCCCAACGGGTGCGGCAAGTCGACCCTGCTGCGCATGCTCGCCCAGCAAGAGGAGCCGGACGACGGCGAGGCGGGCTTCGGCTACAACGTGAAGCCCGCCTACTACTCGCAGCACCAGGCCGACCAGCTCAACGACGACCAGTCGGTCCTGGACGAGGCGTACCGCTCGGTGGAGGGGGACACCTGGACCCTGGAGCGGACGCGCAGCCTGCTCGCGCGCTTCCTCTTCCGCGGCGAGGACGTGTTCAAGCCGGTCTCGAAGCTCTCGGGCGGCGAGCGCGCCAGGCTCTGCCTGGCCAAGATGCTCATGAAGCCCTCGAACTTGCTCTTGTTGGACGAGCCCACCAACCACCTGGACCTGGGCTCCAAGGAGATGCTCGCCGACGCCCTCGAGGAGTTCGCGGGCAGCGTGATCCTGATCTCGCACGACCGCTACCTGCTGGATCGCGTCGCCACCCACGTCCTGGCCTTCGGCGAGGGTGGCCCCAGGCTGCACGTGGGCAACTACACCGCCTACCGCGAGCAGAACGCGCGCCCCCAACTCGCGAGCGACGCGCCGGCAAAGACCGCCCCCAGGTCGGCCCCGCAGCCGGAGGCCGCACCGAGCGAAGCCCCCGCCAAAAAGCCCAAGCTCAACGCGTTCCAGCGTTCGCGCCGCATCGAGGCCCTCGAGACCGAGATCGCCGAGCTCGAGGCGCGGATCTCGGAGCTCGAGGCCCTGATCGCGGACCCCGCCCTGTACGAGGACCACGTCCGCGCGGCCGCCGTGACCGCGGACTTCGACGAGAGCCGCGCACGGCACGAGGCAGCGACCGAAGAATGGCTCGACCTCTCAGACGACTAG
- a CDS encoding NfeD family protein, whose translation MTAWQLWAIGGLVLLIAEVFTPGFVLACFAVGCGAAALLAAVKAGAAVQAIAFAAVSFASLFLVRPLFSRAFAGGRAVRTNADALVGKTGIVSQAPHDAHGSWRAMVDGEDWSVVSLAEGELAAGQKVKVIKVDGSRLIVETY comes from the coding sequence GTGACAGCCTGGCAACTATGGGCCATCGGGGGCCTGGTCCTGCTGATCGCAGAGGTCTTCACGCCGGGCTTCGTCCTGGCTTGCTTCGCCGTGGGGTGCGGCGCGGCCGCCCTCCTGGCGGCAGTCAAGGCGGGAGCGGCGGTGCAGGCGATCGCCTTCGCGGCGGTCTCGTTCGCCTCCCTGTTCCTGGTGCGCCCCCTGTTCTCGCGCGCCTTTGCTGGAGGCCGGGCGGTAAGGACCAACGCGGACGCCCTGGTCGGCAAGACGGGGATCGTCTCGCAGGCGCCCCATGACGCGCACGGGAGCTGGCGCGCGATGGTCGACGGTGAAGACTGGTCGGTGGTCTCGCTCGCGGAGGGCGAGCTTGCGGCCGGCCAGAAGGTCAAGGTGATCAAGGTCGACGGTTCGCGCCTGATCGTGGAAACGTATTAG
- a CDS encoding SPFH domain-containing protein, with product MGFLLFLLIVMATAVVVVAKSVKIVQQSETMVIERLGSYNRTLESGINIIWPVIDTPRAVDWRYVEEQGGGKSLVRHRRISRIDLRETVYDFPKQNVITKDNVGTEISALLYFQITDPVKAVYEIANLPDAMEKLAQTSLRNIIGEMDLDETLTSRDTINSKLRVILDQATHKWGVKVNRVELQDINPPKDIRAAMEKQMRAERDRRAAILEAEGLKQARILESEGYKEAEINRAEGEMRARLLSAEGEAGARSMVAQAESEAIMKVTGAIAASNGDPASYLIAVRYLETLKEMVSGKENKVVYMPYEATGVLGSLGGIKELLGGISSPPAGK from the coding sequence ATGGGATTTCTCTTGTTCCTGCTGATCGTGATGGCGACCGCGGTGGTCGTCGTCGCCAAGAGCGTCAAGATCGTCCAGCAGTCCGAGACGATGGTGATCGAGCGTCTCGGCTCTTACAACCGGACCCTCGAGTCGGGGATCAACATCATCTGGCCGGTGATCGACACGCCGCGCGCCGTGGACTGGCGCTACGTCGAGGAGCAGGGCGGCGGCAAGAGCCTCGTCCGGCACCGGCGCATCAGCCGGATCGACCTGCGCGAGACGGTCTACGACTTCCCCAAGCAGAACGTGATCACCAAGGACAACGTGGGCACCGAGATCAGCGCCCTGCTCTACTTCCAGATCACCGACCCGGTGAAGGCCGTCTACGAGATCGCGAACCTCCCCGACGCCATGGAGAAGCTGGCCCAGACCTCGCTGCGCAACATCATCGGCGAGATGGACCTGGACGAGACCCTCACCTCGCGCGACACCATCAACTCCAAGCTGCGGGTCATCCTGGACCAGGCGACCCACAAGTGGGGCGTCAAGGTGAACCGGGTGGAGCTGCAGGACATCAACCCGCCCAAGGACATCCGGGCCGCCATGGAGAAGCAGATGCGCGCCGAGCGCGATCGCCGCGCCGCCATCCTCGAGGCCGAGGGCCTCAAGCAGGCGCGCATCCTCGAGTCCGAGGGCTACAAGGAGGCCGAGATCAACCGGGCCGAGGGCGAGATGCGCGCCCGGCTGCTGTCCGCCGAGGGCGAGGCCGGGGCCCGCTCCATGGTCGCCCAGGCCGAGTCGGAGGCCATCATGAAGGTGACGGGCGCGATCGCAGCAAGCAACGGGGATCCGGCGAGCTACCTGATCGCCGTTCGCTACCTCGAGACCCTCAAGGAGATGGTCTCGGGCAAGGAGAACAAGGTCGTCTACATGCCCTACGAGGCCACGGGCGTCCTCGGCTCGCTGGGCGGGATCAAGGAGCTGCTCGGCGGTATCTCGAGCCCGCCCGCCGGGAAGTAG